The Bombus fervidus isolate BK054 chromosome 6, iyBomFerv1, whole genome shotgun sequence genome contains a region encoding:
- the LOC139988365 gene encoding uncharacterized protein yields the protein MTTKKHINDAQPATVDEHFQLILQDREIIDHDLVKVTPDDLPEWFDERLFKLGQSYYNGNLLGFATALASGLTTILAVPDILEVLLFTKQTATINSSYKRFAQTLLLMYELFHSDMLDPKSKWFSALNAIRQKHAKISKKRVQRNLHGIYQKDMAITQFGFLGYVFVCPEKVGLAFATEEQKIGFNHFWQVTGHLLGINDRINICRRTVEETVELCTRIQNEILAKYLENSRPEFLEMMTNITHGFWHVDLTTNKDAFISSAYNLVGVKYIKPLGWYSYLNQKTREFILYSCNIPFIGYVTRQIFNIILTLTYRILEHCPLIPILAFGRKNAKLCLYSKN from the exons ATGACGACTAAGAAACACATCAACGacg CTCAACCGGCAACAGTGGACGAGCATTTTCAACTGATCTTGCAAGATAGAGAAATTATTGATCATGACTTAGTAAAAGTGACACCGGATGATCTACCTGAGTGGTTCGATGAAAGGTTATTCAAACT agGGCAGAGTTATTATAACGGAAATTTACTAGGATTTGCAACTGCACTTGCGTCAGGCCTCACAACAATATTAGCCGTTCCAGATATATTGGAG GTTCTTCTTTTCACCAAGCAAACGGCCACGATCAACTCGTCTTACAAGCGGTTCGCCCAAACGCTGCTACTCATGTACGAACTCTTTCACTCTGATATGCTCGATCCAAAGTCGAA ATGGTTCAGTGCGCTGAACGCAATTCGACAAAAACACGCGAAGATCAGTAAAAAGCGTGTTCAGCGGAATCTCCATGGGATATACCAAAAGGACATGGCGATCACGCAATTCGGTTTCCTAGGGTACGTCTTTGTGTGTCCCGAGAAAGTTGGACTGGCGTTCGCTACTGAGGAGCAGAAGATAggttttaatcatttttggCAAGTGACGGGTCACCTATTGGGTATAAACGACAG gataaatatttgtagaagAACGGTGGAGGAAACGGTAGAACTATGTACAAGaattcaaaatgaaatattggcaaaatatttagaaaactcGCGTCCGGAATTTTTAGAGATGATGACAAATATAACGCATGGATTTTGGCACGTCGATTTGACAACAAACAAGGACGCTTTCATTAGTTCCGCATACAATTTAGTGGGAGTAAAAT atatAAAGCCCCTTGGGTGGTACTCTTATTTGAACCAAAAGACCCgtgaatttatattatactcaTGTA ATATACCGTTCATTGGTTATGTGACACgacaaatattcaatataataCTAACATTGACTTACAGGATACTAGAACATTGCCCACTGATACCAATATTAGCATTTGGGAGAAAGAATGCAAAACTTTGTTtatattcaaaaaattaa